In Ischnura elegans chromosome 9, ioIscEleg1.1, whole genome shotgun sequence, the following proteins share a genomic window:
- the LOC124165868 gene encoding uncharacterized protein LOC124165868, with translation MEQLLKPERFDTDPSHVGAESKWKHWKRTFANFLGQVNKVSEDGKLQLLCNYVSANVFRYISDSENYSDAIKILDSLYITKRNEIFARHCLASRTQQTGESVDEYLQVLKQMSKDCEFQAVTADKYKDEYIRDSFIRGLKSSRIRERLLENTNVTLEKAHDQARSLELAELHSASYLNTADSTPVAAADHREDSPEDTTTTSAALVRSEKCFFCGNKRHPRDSCPAKDIICRGCGKKGHYQKVCKSRFKHSSTNSTASTSFLASAVTAPLCLQKSMTKVLINGVELNALIDTGSSLSFLNERFVERCGIVVKPYSGKITMANSSLSSDVTGCGTLTLKIQTYTYANIKVLIMKNLCADFLIGHDLLKSHSSVEIEFHGEQTPLKICSLATARVPAASLFANLTPDCKPVITKSRRHTESDKIFIAAEVEKLLKEGVIEPSNSPWRAQVFVVKGENHKPRMVVDYSQTINKFTMLDAYPLPRIEELVRNVSQYKIFSTIDLKSAYHQVPILESDKPYTAFEAAGKLYQFRRIPFGVTNGVPAFQRNIDRIIKEEKLKGTFPYLDDVTVCGHDQQEHDQNLERFLGAVEKYNLTLNQDKCKYSTKSVKILGYLIEDRVIKPDPDRLAPLMNLPVPNDMPALQRTLGMFAHYCRWIPKFSEKIRPFLVKGPFPLSEEAVTTFNSLKKDVAEASLSAIEENTPFRVETDASEFAIGATLSQAERPIAFFSRTLNAAEQRHSSVEKEAYAIVESLRNWRHYLIGRHFEVITDQRSVAFMFDQYHSSKIKNEKIMRWRLELANYKFDIIYRPGNQNTTADTMSRITASTYLEGRMNLKELHDALCHPGVTRMHHWVRAKNLPYTLEEIKGVINSCTCCNELKPRFCRNEGQLIKATSPFERLSLDFKGPLPSSSKNRFLLTIVDEYSRFPFAFPCTDISASTVVRVLTMVFSLFGTPAYIHSDRGASFMSHELKSFLTSLGVATSRTTAYSPQGNGQVERYNGIIWKTVLLTLKSKGLKTEQWEEVLQSALHSIRSLLCTSTNATPHERMFTHPRRSFNGRSLPTWLTKPGQVLMKNHLRHSKYDPIVQEVELIEANPDYAYVKLPNGQESSVSIRHLAPRGDFPVKLDGPPLSPSIDSGELTSQNSSCDEETGQDKGIPNSSKSVSEQPKSPSPQKGSPRGRQRRLPAYLNDYIRY, from the coding sequence ATGGAACAGCTTTTAAAGCCAGAAAGATTTGATACTGACCCTTCACATGTGGGTGCTGAATCGAAGTGGAAACACTGGAAAAGAACATTTGCTAATTTCCTGGGCCAAGTGAACAAGGTTTCAGAAGATGGTAAACTGCAATTACTCTGCAATTATGTATCTGCTAACGTCTTTCGGTATATTAGTGACTCAGAAAACTACTCAGATGCCATCAAAATACTAGATTCATTATATATcacaaaacgaaatgaaatatttgcaagacACTGCCTAGCATCTAGAACTCAGCAGACGGGTGAATCAGTCGATGAATATCTCCAGGTATTAAAACAAATGAGCAAAGATTGTGAATTTCAAGCAGTAACAGCTGATAAATATAAAGATGAGTACATAAGGGATTCTTTCATACGAGGCCTCAAGAGCTCTCGTATTCGAGAAAGATTACTGGAAAACACCAACGTCACATTAGAGAAGGCCCATGACCAGGCTAGGTCACTTGAGCTGGCTGAGCTACATTCAGCGTCTTATCTGAATACAGCAGATTCAACTCCTGTTGCTGCTGCTGACCATAGAGAAGATAGCCCTGAAGATACTACAACAACATCAGCTGCTTTGGTACGatctgaaaaatgtttcttttgtggtAACAAACGGCACCCAAGGGACTCTTGCCCAGCAAAGGATATTATCTGTAGAGGTTGCGGAAAAAAAGGACATTACCAAAAAGTATGTAAATCAAGATTTAAGCATTCATCTACAAATTCAACAGCTTCTACGTCGTTTTTGGCTTCTGCAGTAACAGCACCTCTATGCCTTCAAAAATCCATGACTAAGGTATTGATCAATGGAGTGGAACTAAATGCACTTATCGATACTGGAAGTTCTCTTAGTTTCTTGAATGAACGTTTTGTGGAGAGATGCGGAATAGTCGTTAAGCCTTACTCCGGTAAGATAACCATGGCTAATTCTTCTTTGAGTTCTGATGTTACTGGATGTGGTACGCTGACCTTGAAGATTCAGACCTATACATATGCAAATATTAAGgtgttaatcatgaaaaatctgTGTGCTGACTTCCTGATTGGGCACGATCTTCTGAAGAGTCACTCATCTGTAGAAATAGAATTCCATGGAGAACAAACACCTCTTAAAATCTGCTCACTAGCTACTGCTCGAGTTCCAGCAGCATCGCTATTTGCCAATCTCACACCAGACTGCAAACCCGTCATAACTAAGTCAAGACGTCACACAGAATCCGACAAAATATTCATCGCTGctgaagtggaaaaattgctcaaAGAAGGTGTAATAGAACCTAGTAACTCACCATGGCGTGCTCAAGTTTTTGTAGTTAAGGGAGAAAATCATAAACCTAGGATGGTAGTTGACTACTCACaaactattaataaatttacaatgctTGATGCCTACCCTCTCCCAAGAATAGAGGAGTTGGTACGGAATGTATCACAATACAAGATATTCAGCACCATTGACCTCAAGAGTGCCTATCACCAAGTACCTATTCTAGAATCAGATAAGCCATATACTGCTTTTGAAGCTGCTGGAAAACTTTACCAGTTCCGCAGAATTCCTTTCGGGGTAACTAACGGTGTCCCAGCTTTCCAGAGAAACATTGACAGAATTATCAAGGAAGAAAAGCTCAAAGGTACTTTTCCTTATCTAGATGATGTAACAGTTTGCGGCCATGACCAACAGGAACATGACCaaaatttggaaagatttttagGTGCAGTAGAAAAGTATAATCTGACATTAAACcaagataaatgtaaatattcaactaaatctgtgaaaatattaggatatCTGATCGAAGATAGAGTTATAAAGCCTGATCCGGATAGGCTTGCACCTTTGATGAACCTACCTGTCCCAAATGACATGCCAGCCCTTCAGAGAACCTTAGGTATGTTTGCTCACTATTGCCGATGGATTCCcaaattttcagagaagattCGCCCTTTTCTGGTAAAAGGACCATTCCCGCTGTCTGAAGAAGCTGTGACAACATTCAATTCACTCAAGAAAGATGTAGCAGAGGCATCACTCTCtgcaatagaagaaaatacaccTTTTCGAGTAGAAACTGACGCTTCAGAGTTTGCCATTGGGGCCACCCTGAGTCAAGCCGAACGTCCCATTGCCTTTTTCTCTAGGACACTTAATGCAGCTGAGCAAAGACATTCCTCTGTTGAGAAGGAAGCTTATGCTATTGTGGAATCACTGAGGAACTGGAGACACTACCTTATCGGAAGACATTTTGAGGTCATCACTGACCAGAGGTCTGTTGCCTTCATGTTTGATCAGTATCactcaagtaaaataaagaatgagaaaattatgagatggcGACTTGAATTAGCTAATTACAAATTCGATATCATTTACCGACCAGGCAACCAAAACACAACTGCAGACACAATGTCGAGGATTACAGCAAGTACCTacttagagggaagaatgaaccTCAAAGAACTACATGATGCTTTATGTCATCCGGGTGTAACAAGAATGCACCACTGGGTTAGAGCTAAAAACCTGCCCTACACACTAGAAGAAATTAAAGGAGTGATTAATTCTTGCACCTGCTGCAATGAATTAAAACCTCGATTCTGTAGAAATGAAGGGCAGCTTATAAAGGCAACTTCTCCATTTGAGAGATTAAGCTTAGACTTCAAAGGACCCTTACCTAGCTCATCCAAGAACCGTTTTCTACTGACTATTGTTGATGAATATTCAAGGTTCCCTTTTGCATTTCCTTGTACAGATATTTCGGCATCTACTGTTGTGAGAGTATTGACTATGGTGTTTTCGCTCTTTGGTACACCAGCTTATATACATTCCGACAGAGGAGCTTCGTTCATGTCACATGAACTGAAATCATTTCTCACCTCCTTAGGCGTTGCTACAAGTAGAACTACTGCCTACAGCCCCCAAGGAAATGGTCAGGTCGAAAGATACAATGGAATAATATGGAAGACTGTACTTTTGACCTTAAAGTCAAAAGGGTTAAAGACAGAACAATGGGAAGAAGTGCTTCAGTCAGCACTTCACTCTATTAGATCACTGTTGTGCACCTCAACAAATGCTACCCCACATGAACGTATGTTCACTCATCCCAGAAGATCTTTCAATGGTCGCTCCTTGCCTACATGGTTAACTAAACCAGgtcaagttttaatgaaaaaccatttgcGGCACAGCAAGTATGACCCGATTGTTCAGGAAGTCGAATTAATAGAGGCAAATCCAGACTATGCATATGTAAAGCTTCCCAATGGGCAAGAATCAAGTGTTTCCATTAGACATTTGGCTCCAAGAGGGGACTTCCCAGTCAAGCTTGACGGACCTCCCTTGAGCCCATCTATTGACTCCGGAGAACTGACATCACAAAACTCCTCATGCGATGAAGAGACAGGGCAAGATAAGGGCATACCTAATTCGAGTAAGAGTGTCTCTGAACAACCCAAGAGTCCATCTCCACAGAAAGGTTCTCCACGTGGACGGCAGCGAAGGCTACCAGCCTATCTAAATGACTACATCAGATACTAA